TGCATCTTCTTTGAAGAGTGGCAACATGGGAGCCCCAAAACAACTGTCAAATGACCTGAAAACAAAGATTGTTCAACATCACGGTTTAGGGGAAGGATACAAAAAGCTAGCTCAGAGATTTCAGCTGTCAGTTTCCACTGTAAGGAACATAGTGAGGAAATGGAAGACCACAGGCACAGTTCTAGTTAAAGCCCGGAGTGGCAAGCCAAGAAAAATCTCAGATAGGCAGAGGCGAAGGATGGTGAGAGCAGTCCAAGTCAACCCACAGACCAGCTCCAAAGACCTACAACATGATCTTGCTGCAGACGGTGTCACTGTGCATCGTTCAACTATTCAGCGCACTTTGCACAAGGAGATGCTGTATGGGAGAGTAATGCGGCGGAAGCCTTTTCTGCGCACACGCCACAAACAGAGTCGCTTGAGGTTTGTTACAGCACATCTGGACAAGCCAGCTTAATTTTGGAATAAGGTGCTGTGGACTGATGAAACTAAAATTGAGTTATTTGGACATAACAAGCGGCGGTATGCATGGCGGAAGAAGAACACAGAATTCCAAGACAAACACTTGCTACCCACAGTCAAATTTGGTGGTGGTTCCATCATGCTGTGGGGCTGTGTGGCCAGTGCAGCTACTGGCAATCTCGTTAAAGTTGAAGGTTGCATGGATTCCAGTCAGTATCAGCAGATTCTTGCCAACAATGTTCAAGAATCAGTGACAAAGTTGAAGCTGCGCCGGGGCTGGATACTTCAACAAGACAACGACCCTAAACACTGCTCAAAGTCTACTAAGGCATTCATGCAGAGGAACATGTACAACGTTCTGGAATGGCCATCTCAGTCCCCAGACCTGAATATTATTGAAAATCTGTGGTGTGATTTAAAGCGGGCTGTCCATGCTCGGAAACCATCAAACCTGACTGAACTGGAGATGTTTTGTAAAGAAGAATGGTCAAAAATACCTTCAACCAGAATCCAGACCCTCATTGGAAGCTATAGGAAGCGTTTAGAGGCTATTATTTCTGCAAAAGGAGGATCTACTAAATATTGATGTAATTTTTCTGTTGGGGTGCCCAAATTTATGCACCTGCCTacttttgtttaagtaattATTGCACATTTTCTGTAAATCCTATAAACTTCATTTCACTTCTCAAATAGCACTGTGTTTGTCTGCCATATGATATATTTAACTGTAATTGCTGATCCGAACaaccaatgatttataaaggaaaatcttgaaaatgatcaggggtgcccaaactttttcatacaactgtatatgttattaagagctgtcattaccatgtctacctcagtaCTGCtgcacttttcacttttttaaattgcatgtatgttaataagtgccacatttgtttgttcactgtacatttgtttatttactgtttttactttttaaatctgggtacagtgagcgaaataaccagagtcaaattccttgtcgggcatgctcaaacttggccaataaagctgattccgATATATATACTGATTATATTGCATTAAACATTTCCCCTAGTTCTAATATTTAATGTGAAACATATTGatattgaacatttttaaatagttgaatgatttgcaaatcatcGCGTTCTGCTTTTATTCACAATCTTCCTGCCTGTCTTGACTTGTGTGATATGTGATGTGATGTTGTTGCTTCTGTTGGTCACGTACTTGAGTTTTACCTCCAGTGGTCTCTTGGATGAGACTTCGAGACATGGAGGAGCAGACGGAAAAACACTGAAAGAAGCCTCCCACTGCATTACTGAGACCGAGCGCCACAAGCTCCTGCAGCAGGATGGACACAAAGACAAAAGGAGTTTAAAAGCAGTAGTGAAAGGATGAAAAACAGTATGGTgcatatttattattttgtggctctagtggcatTTATTTCAAAGCTGGCTAGACAGGAAATGGGTAGAGAACGAGGGGGGAAAGACACGCAGTAAGGAGCAACAGGCTGGGATTCTAACCTGCGCCTGACGATCAAACTATCCAGGGCTCCAATATGGTGCATATTTAGTACACAGGCTGCGGTTTTGAGCCATTTAACATACGTTCACCTGATTACTGTCCACCTTGTATCCGTGTTTCAGCGCAAATGTTTTTCCTAGTGAAATAGAGATGGCATATCCAACAATGGCCAGGGCAAAAGCGTCGCCAATCACTTCGCCAAAAACACTCACATCTGGTACACTGGGAGAGCTTAAACTGGCACACAGGAAAAACAGGGGAAAAACAAGAAACTAATTAGCACAAAAAAGCTGGAAGTTTGATAAAAGTACCATCATGCAAATCCAATACTCACCCGCTTGGAATTTCTCCAACAACTGAAATGGTGTAGTTGCTGTTCAAGTGCGCATGGGATGATATCAGTGTGCCTGCCACAATCTAATGCATACAAACGAAGGAtgtgcaaaaaacaacaacaaaaaatgacaaaaatacacaaaaaaaaccaacatttcACCATATTTCTAACTCTATAACATCAATCATTACAGAGTTATCAATCATAGACTAGACTTGTGGACCCAATTATTATTCCCAGAttagacatttttgctgatagGTGCACAAATGCAGAGGCCCAGCAGACCCCCCTGCTGATTCAGCTGCGTATTTCCACTGTGTCTGTACTTTTTCAGTGCTgcatcatcagcagcagcataaAGTGCAGAGGTAAAAACAAGGAAGAGGCCAgagtgtgtttccatgtgtcAACTGACTGTGATGAGCTCCACTGGGATGGGCACTGGCAGCTTCGCACTGAGGAACGAGTTGAGCTCTTTGGCTGCAATTAGAATCACCATCGTCACAGCGCTGACCACGACCGTGGGGATATGAGAGTGTGGCAATAAGGAACAAACATCCACCAGAGTCTGAAAATCAGAAATGGCAAAGCACTGGGGTAGTTATGGAGGAATCATTCATATATGACCCAAACACACATGACTTTGTTTGTCTGAATTACATTTATTTGATGTTGTTGCAGCTCAGACTCAGGCCACAAAGGGTACAACTGTTTTCAAACATACTCAGGTACACTCTTCAAGCAGCAAAGAAGCTTCGGGGGAAATCTGTGTTAATTGAATATGAATATCAGTCTGAAAGCTCAAAAAAACAGTgcataaaaaattcagaagaaCCTCAGTGATTCAGTGATTGAGTTTTAAAGCATTTGGCCAACACACAATGAAAACAGATACAGCTGAactgtgtgtgtactgtatatattgtATTGGATTTTGTGTCTGCTGCCACAGACAAAGCAATTAGGTCAgggcatttttttaaataacacacCAGTGCAAGCAGAGTCAATACTTGATCATACTCACATAGACCAGAGACAGCGGGCCACTAAACCGTGTGGGGGAAACTCCAAAGATGTACTTCAGTTGTGCCACTACAGCATGTGCTGCAGCAGCTGTTGTGTACGCCCGAACCAGAGGCTCAGACAAGTACGTCCCCACAAATCCAAACTTTACCACACCCAGCAGGACCTACGGACACAACCATTTTCTGCTGTAAGGGCAAAATAGAGACGTGGTTTATGACTTATATTTTATGTCTTATTTATTGCAAACCTGAATTAGTCCTCCCAGGACAGTCGTCGCAGCTGCCACCTGAACCCTGTACGCGTCCCGGGCAGTTATATCCACCTCTGCAGTGACATTGGTCCCATTTGTTATGAGGAAGTCCCCATCTGGAGCAAGTCTCTCTGTGACACTACCCACCATGATGCTGAGCACCGTAAATGTACCTGAAGTCAGTTAAAGATACAGTGGAAAGTTATTATATGGGATTTCAAAAGTTcctgaaattattttttatcacTACTGTACTTACCAATGGAAATATGGCGGGATGTTCCAAAAAAGAAGTAGACTAATGCTGGATAGAGCGATGAATAGAGCCCGAATACTGGAGGTACAGAAGCCAGCAACGCGTATGCCAAACCTGTGGGATATGCAATACAAGTTCCGAAGCATTTCTGAGGGCTCAGCCTTAAATAATTTGGCCTCACTAGATgtgcagtagggatgggcggtatggactaaaaaatgtatcatgatcatttctggcatttatcctaataacgataaaaattacgattaaaaaaataccaattcaactccacctttttaactataaatctatcaccacattcagtctttggagcccccaaagcactgctctaaaagaatactaaatgctactaaactacaccaattaaattgaagtaataaaaaccaattaaataagTTACACATGTACtgtaaaactggaatgactcagatctgccatgtttgttacacaaacacgtatcaacgggaatttatccatccttccttctttctttctttctttctttctttctttctttctttctttctttctttctttctttctttctttctttctttctttctttctttctttctttctttctttctttctttcctttcttccttccttccataaatcagctttacacaaaaacgtcatcaacgagaatttatcgttttcactccgagatgacaaattcttaccgtggggaatttttttgacggtatatcgtgaacggtaaaatatcgcccattcctaatgtgcAGTTCAATTAAAtccaatttgttttactgtcatACCTTGTGGCAGGTGCATAATGCCCACACTGATCCCAGAGACGAGGTCTGGCATGCCATAATCCCAGACCGAGTACTTGGGCAGCCAGTACAGCACAGGAAAAGTGCTCATCACACTTCGCTTCAGTTTAGGTACTGAACATCTGTAAAAGCACAAACTTAAGAGTCTTTATACTGGCAAatgttttaaattcagtaaagaaaggtttcttgtaaaaaaaaaagcagtttaCCTCAAAGAATCTTTCAGCTGTTCAGTTACAGGCGGATGGATGTCTGAGTATGCTTTTCTCCGTGTCACCTCTTCTAGTCTCTGCTCATCCAGCACTTCCCTCTCTACTCGGTACTTCCCTAATCTAGTCTCCATTTGAGAGAATCTTTTGATCTATTAAATATTTGGGAAAAAAACTAACTTTTCCTGTAATGTATACTGACCAACTAAACCAGATACTACTGCTGTCAGAACAAAGGGTGCATTTGCTTTTGTACTCCAACTCGCCTTAATGGTTAACTACAGTCAGGATGTCGGGGCAGAGCCGTGACAAAGGATGGACGGCAGCAACAACCAAAGGATATGATTTTGCCTGAAAATGGAAAACGATCACCTCCGACTGCAATTTTCCACAGCCACATCCTGCCACTTATTTCCATCGATTcaacaacaaaaatgaaatgaatgaaacatGAAATATCTTTGAGCACTCAACTTGTGAACGGATGGTCTGTCTTAAAGATGAATCTAAACATATGCATGGTGGTTGTTACAGCAGCCTAGAGAGTTTGACTCTTATAGATGAAACTTTGCAGGGGATAAATACAAGtgaacatactgtatatgtttGCGTGGTCTTTAAAAGACCGCTGTCATGAAATCTGAATCAGAGCTTACAGCTGTTTCCGTCATTTGAGAGCTGCATGCACGTGACAAAGGCAAGAAAAAATAAGGGAGTGTAGGGTACCCCTAAACCAAGAGCAATACTATACTAATGAAACAAAGCATTATTAATCTCATTTATCGCTCTGACTGCTTCAGAAATCTTCTGTTTTCTCATTTCTTAGATCTCCCTGACCCAGTTACAAACTGTCTGCCACAACAGTGTCTATTTTTGGGTTCACAGCTCAGAGGGCAGTAGCATTGGAGGGGCTACATGCCTTTGCCTTGCATTTGCTCAGATATCTCTAACCAGCCTGACTTGCACATTCTGCAAAACAGACGTGTTACCTgaagaacaacatggacatttacTGGGCTTTTTAGACAGGAGAAGATCGCTGTCAATCGATTTGAAAAGCTGATGACTTTGGTAAGACTTTTAAACAAACTATTGCTCAATGTTGTCTCCTGAACAATTAACTAAAGCCTGTATAAACTATGCTTGGGGTTATTCTGAATATTTTCTTAATTAAAGTGAAAGCTTCCTTTGCTTTTTGTTAATACAGTCATTACAAGAATACTTATTTTCTACATTCataatttgtaaatattttattcatatttttttttttttttaattttactcttCCTTTATCTTAATAAAACTTTAGATTCAGAAGCTGTTTGTAAAATGCAAGTGGGAATATCAGGCTCTTGAAATGGCTGAAAACAGAATTGTAAACACTGCCAAGTGATTTTTTTCCACACGTTATTTTGAGCAAAGTGAACTAACGCTCACAGGAGGGACTGTTTTGCATCAGCAGTATAAACTCTTGCAAGTTTCTAGAACAACAAATTAATCCTTACACTACAGTCACTCAGAAAATTGATGAATCCCGTA
This genomic window from Cololabis saira isolate AMF1-May2022 chromosome 8, fColSai1.1, whole genome shotgun sequence contains:
- the slc26a6l gene encoding solute carrier family 26 member 6, like, with amino-acid sequence METRLGKYRVEREVLDEQRLEEVTRRKAYSDIHPPVTEQLKDSLRCSVPKLKRSVMSTFPVLYWLPKYSVWDYGMPDLVSGISVGIMHLPQGLAYALLASVPPVFGLYSSLYPALVYFFFGTSRHISIGTFTVLSIMVGSVTERLAPDGDFLITNGTNVTAEVDITARDAYRVQVAAATTVLGGLIQVLLGVVKFGFVGTYLSEPLVRAYTTAAAAHAVVAQLKYIFGVSPTRFSGPLSLVYTLVDVCSLLPHSHIPTVVVSAVTMVILIAAKELNSFLSAKLPVPIPVELITIVAGTLISSHAHLNSNYTISVVGEIPSGLSSPSVPDVSVFGEVIGDAFALAIVGYAISISLGKTFALKHGYKVDSNQELVALGLSNAVGGFFQCFSVCSSMSRSLIQETTGGKTQMAGVTSALIVFMTILKLGPLFQELPKAVLAAIVFVNLKGMFKQYSDIVTLWRSSKIDLLVWLVTWVSTMLLNLDMGLAASITFALFTVIFRTQLPTYSVLGNIPGTELYVDMETHGEAQDIPGITIFRSSATVYFANADLYLEALKEKSGLDISKMIIYKRRQEAKQRRRERRAERRAKRQAKRAKRAQREAKQLSGLPEFSVEGEDGCWTDTSIDGTISEKEEPGWTERDNGTVFVIPTSPRTPDGNSRWEYLKGGDPDCTSLGWMSEMQDGDTTTLGSSSEDTLSRDLERVSLGSLGKWTWDIHSIILDLSTANFTDTVAIKTMKNIFQDFSEIDVEIYIAGCQASVVEQLERGDFFSETITKRKLFASVHDAVLYCLNHHGATSFPRYDPTAALHNSTKF